One genomic window of Clostridioides sp. ES-S-0054-01 includes the following:
- a CDS encoding DNA polymerase III subunit beta: MKIICNQKILANRIGIAQKAINGKTTIELLKGIFISTEEGQLKLTGYDAEIGIETYVQAEIIEKGDVVVDARLFGDIIRKLPDSFVEIETDSENNIYINCVNSRFKIKGYAAKEFPKLPELNEEDLYSIPQEILKNMIKQTVFAISQDQTKPVLMGELLEIVDKNLNLVAIDGYRLAVKSCSVDSLTENIKVIIPGKTLIDVNSLLSGEDNVKVGFNEKNAIFIINDTKIITRLLEGDFIDYKKLLPREHNSRVKLNTKELLNSIERASLLSQSEKNNLIKLSIRDKVMAITSNTEKGNVYEEVEIDLDGDYLDIAFNSRYFIEGLKNIDNEEIFIEFTTNVNPCIIKPTDDVNYIYLLLPVRISSNI, from the coding sequence GCAAATAGAATTGGAATCGCTCAAAAAGCTATTAATGGAAAAACTACTATAGAACTATTAAAAGGTATATTTATATCTACAGAAGAAGGTCAATTAAAACTTACTGGATATGATGCTGAAATAGGAATAGAAACTTACGTACAAGCAGAAATTATAGAAAAAGGTGATGTTGTTGTCGATGCAAGGCTATTTGGAGACATAATTAGAAAATTACCAGATTCTTTTGTTGAAATAGAAACTGATTCAGAAAATAATATTTACATAAATTGTGTAAATTCAAGATTTAAAATTAAAGGATATGCAGCAAAAGAATTCCCTAAACTACCAGAATTAAACGAAGAAGATTTATACAGCATACCTCAAGAAATCCTAAAAAATATGATTAAACAAACTGTATTTGCTATCTCACAGGATCAAACGAAACCTGTTTTAATGGGAGAGCTTTTAGAGATTGTGGATAAAAACTTAAATTTAGTAGCAATTGATGGATATAGATTAGCTGTAAAAAGTTGCTCAGTTGATAGTTTAACTGAAAATATAAAAGTTATAATTCCTGGAAAGACACTTATAGATGTAAATAGCTTGCTTTCTGGAGAAGATAATGTTAAAGTTGGATTTAACGAAAAAAATGCTATTTTTATAATTAATGATACAAAAATTATTACAAGACTACTTGAGGGAGATTTTATTGATTATAAAAAATTATTACCAAGAGAACATAACAGCAGAGTTAAATTAAATACTAAGGAACTTTTAAATAGTATAGAAAGAGCATCTTTATTGTCTCAATCAGAAAAAAATAATCTTATAAAATTATCTATAAGGGATAAGGTAATGGCAATTACTTCCAATACAGAAAAAGGAAATGTGTATGAAGAGGTTGAAATAGATTTAGATGGAGATTATCTAGATATAGCTTTTAATTCTAGATACTTTATTGAAGGTTTGAAAAATATAGATAATGAGGAAATATTTATAGAATTTACTACAAATGTAAATCCTTGTATAATTAAACCAACAGATGATGTTAATTATATTTACTTACTACTTCCAGTAAGAATATCATCAAATATATAG
- the yaaA gene encoding S4 domain-containing protein YaaA, whose product MTEITIESEYIKLDQFLKLAEIASTGGHAKFLIQEGLVTVNDEIELRRGKKIKSGDIVEIEGTKIKVL is encoded by the coding sequence ATGACTGAAATAACTATAGAATCAGAATATATAAAGTTGGATCAATTTCTTAAATTAGCAGAGATTGCATCAACAGGAGGTCATGCAAAATTTTTAATTCAAGAAGGTTTAGTGACAGTAAATGATGAAATAGAATTAAGAAGAGGAAAAAAGATAAAATCAGGAGATATAGTTGAGATAGAAGGAACTAAAATAAAAGTATTGTAA
- the recF gene encoding DNA replication/repair protein RecF → MKLKSLQLVNFRNYKKLHLEFNGKVNLLVGKNGQGKTNIVESIYMLSFGKSFRTNKDREMVRFNSENSYIGGSFSKYDKYSLIELIIGKDKKGIRINKVPLQKIQELLGNLNVVIFSPEDLRLVKEGPKERRTFIDKEISQIIPKYYKYLTNYNKTLSQRSRVLKSIHVDEALLDVYDDTLAKYGSYIYILRRDFIKKIANISEDMHMNLTNGVERLSIRYKNQINITDEDTIDTVYNKFLAKLSSNRPNDIESKTTRYGIHKDDLNIFINDLDARLFGSQGQQRTASISLKLSEIELIKNEVEEYPVLILDDVFSELDEARQKLLVNNLSNVQMFITSAEISHKKIFDEKNVTIFNIENGDVISIENGGN, encoded by the coding sequence GTGAAACTTAAAAGTTTGCAGCTTGTTAATTTTAGAAATTATAAAAAGTTGCATCTGGAATTTAATGGGAAAGTAAATCTACTTGTTGGTAAAAATGGTCAAGGGAAGACAAATATAGTAGAATCTATTTATATGCTTTCTTTTGGAAAATCATTTAGGACTAACAAAGATAGAGAAATGGTTAGGTTTAATAGTGAAAACTCATATATTGGAGGAAGTTTTTCAAAATATGATAAATATAGTCTAATAGAGCTAATTATTGGAAAAGATAAAAAGGGGATAAGAATAAATAAAGTTCCTTTACAAAAGATACAGGAATTACTTGGCAACTTAAATGTTGTTATATTTTCTCCTGAGGATTTGAGATTGGTTAAAGAGGGTCCTAAAGAAAGAAGGACATTTATAGACAAAGAGATTAGTCAGATTATACCTAAATATTATAAATATCTTACCAATTACAATAAAACACTTTCTCAAAGGAGTAGGGTGCTTAAAAGTATACATGTCGATGAAGCTTTATTAGATGTATATGATGATACATTAGCAAAGTATGGAAGCTATATTTATATTTTGCGTAGAGACTTTATAAAAAAGATAGCTAATATATCTGAGGATATGCATATGAATTTGACTAATGGAGTTGAAAGATTATCAATTAGATATAAAAATCAAATAAATATAACTGATGAAGACACTATAGATACAGTATATAATAAATTTTTAGCCAAGTTGTCATCGAATAGACCTAATGATATAGAATCTAAGACTACCAGATATGGTATACACAAAGATGACTTAAATATATTCATAAATGATTTAGATGCAAGACTTTTTGGTTCACAAGGTCAACAAAGAACTGCTTCAATATCATTAAAGTTATCAGAGATAGAATTAATAAAAAATGAAGTTGAAGAGTATCCAGTATTAATTTTAGATGATGTTTTTAGTGAGTTAGATGAAGCAAGACAAAAACTTTTAGTAAACAATTTAAGCAATGTTCAAATGTTTATAACAAGTGCTGAGATTTCACATAAAAAAATATTTGATGAAAAAAATGTTACAATATTTAATATTGAAAATGGCGATGTTATTAGCATAGAGAATGGAGGAAATTAA
- the gyrB gene encoding DNA topoisomerase (ATP-hydrolyzing) subunit B — protein sequence MKQEYGASQIQVLEGLEAVRKRPGMYIGSTSPRGLHHLVYEVVDNSIDEALQGYCSDIYVSINEDGSVLVKDNGRGIPVEIHPKTGKSTLETVLTNLHAGGKFGGGGYKVSGGLHGVGVSVVNALSKWMVAEVYLNGKIYKQTYEKGLPTSKLEVVGESQDKGTMIQFMPDETIFDEVEFKYETLEYRLRELSFLNKGIKIVFEDKREGQEKRKEFHYTGGLVEYIKYLNKSRTGIHDDIVYIDKKVDDCFVELAMQYTDGYTENIYSFANNINTHEGGSHLSGFKAALTKTINDYAKRNKFLKENDVNLLGEDIREGLTAVVSVKLPEPQFEGQTKTKLGNSFMRGIVDSVTVDELGSFLEENPSTARIIVDKALRAQRAREAAKKARELTRRKSVLESTSLPGKLADCAEKDPAKSEIFLVEGDSAGGSAKQGRDRNSQAILPLRGKILNVEKSRLDRILSSDEIKNMITAYGCGIGEDFDIDKARYHKIIIMTDADVDGAHIRTLLLTFFFRYMRPLIDEGYVYAAQPPLYKVTKQKKEHYVYSDKELNILLDEIGRNGVELQRYKGLGEMNAEQLWETTMNPETRTLLQVTVEDAAIADEVFSMLMGDKVAPRKEFIEENARFVRNLDI from the coding sequence ATGAAACAAGAATACGGTGCAAGTCAGATACAAGTATTAGAGGGATTAGAAGCCGTTAGAAAAAGACCAGGTATGTATATTGGTAGTACAAGCCCTAGGGGTTTACATCACTTAGTTTATGAAGTTGTAGATAATAGTATAGATGAGGCTTTACAAGGATATTGTTCAGACATATATGTATCTATTAATGAAGATGGCAGTGTTTTAGTAAAAGATAACGGAAGAGGTATCCCTGTTGAAATACATCCTAAAACTGGTAAATCAACTTTAGAAACAGTATTGACTAATCTTCATGCAGGAGGAAAGTTTGGAGGCGGAGGATATAAAGTATCTGGAGGTCTTCATGGAGTTGGTGTTTCTGTAGTTAATGCATTGTCAAAATGGATGGTAGCAGAGGTTTACTTAAATGGAAAGATATATAAGCAAACATATGAGAAAGGATTACCAACATCTAAGCTTGAAGTAGTTGGGGAATCTCAAGATAAAGGAACAATGATTCAATTTATGCCAGATGAGACAATATTTGATGAAGTAGAGTTTAAATATGAAACACTGGAGTATAGACTTAGAGAACTTTCTTTCTTGAATAAAGGAATAAAAATAGTATTTGAAGATAAAAGAGAAGGACAAGAAAAAAGAAAAGAATTTCACTATACAGGTGGTTTGGTAGAATACATTAAGTATTTAAATAAATCTAGAACTGGTATACATGATGACATAGTTTATATAGATAAAAAGGTTGATGATTGTTTTGTCGAACTAGCTATGCAATATACGGATGGTTATACAGAGAACATATATTCTTTTGCGAATAATATAAATACACATGAAGGTGGTTCTCATTTAAGTGGATTTAAAGCAGCTCTTACTAAGACTATAAATGATTATGCTAAGAGAAATAAATTTTTAAAGGAAAATGATGTTAACCTACTTGGTGAAGATATAAGAGAGGGTCTTACAGCAGTAGTATCAGTTAAATTACCAGAACCTCAGTTTGAAGGTCAAACTAAAACAAAGTTAGGTAATAGTTTTATGAGAGGTATAGTTGATAGTGTAACAGTTGATGAACTTGGTTCCTTCCTAGAAGAAAACCCATCAACAGCGAGAATAATTGTTGATAAAGCTTTAAGAGCACAAAGAGCTAGAGAAGCTGCAAAAAAAGCAAGGGAATTAACAAGAAGAAAAAGTGTACTAGAAAGTACATCTTTACCTGGAAAGCTTGCAGATTGTGCAGAGAAAGACCCTGCTAAAAGCGAAATATTTTTAGTCGAGGGAGATTCAGCGGGAGGTTCAGCTAAGCAAGGTAGAGATAGAAATAGTCAAGCTATACTTCCTTTAAGGGGTAAAATACTTAATGTTGAGAAATCAAGACTAGATAGGATATTATCTTCAGATGAAATAAAAAATATGATAACAGCTTATGGCTGTGGTATTGGAGAAGATTTTGATATAGACAAGGCTAGATATCATAAAATTATAATTATGACCGATGCCGATGTAGATGGAGCCCATATAAGAACTTTATTATTAACATTCTTCTTTAGATATATGAGACCTCTTATAGATGAGGGGTATGTTTATGCAGCACAGCCACCTTTATATAAAGTGACAAAGCAAAAAAAGGAACATTATGTTTACTCAGATAAAGAGTTAAATATCTTATTAGATGAAATTGGAAGAAATGGTGTTGAACTTCAAAGATACAAAGGTCTTGGAGAGATGAATGCAGAGCAATTATGGGAAACAACTATGAATCCTGAGACAAGAACTTTACTACAAGTGACTGTAGAAGATGCTGCAATTGCAGATGAAGTATTTTCAATGCTTATGGGTGATAAGGTTGCTCCAAGGAAAGAATTTATAGAAGAAAATGCAAGATTTGTTAGAAACTTAGATATATAG
- the gyrA gene encoding DNA gyrase subunit A — MEENNKILPIEIAEEMKKSYIDYSMSVIAGRALPDVRDGLKPVHRRILYSMSELNLTPDKPYRKSARIVGDVLGKYHPHGDTAVYYAMVRMAQDFSTRALLVDGHGNFGSVDGDSPAAMRYTEAKMSKLSLELLRDIEKETVDFKPNFDESLKEPSVLPARYPNLLVNGSNGIAVGMATSIPPHNLAEVIDATVYLIDNPECSVDELIKFVQGPDFPTAAIIMGKESIAEAYRTGRGKVKVRSRAFIEELPKGKQQIIVTEIPYQVNKAKLVERIAELVKEKRIEGISDLRDESNRNGMRIVIELKRDANANIVLNNLYKHSQMEDTFSIIMLALVDGQPRVLNLKQILYHYIKHQEDVVTRRTKFELNKAEARAHILEGLKIALDNIDAVISLIRASKTGQEAKIGLIEKFKLTEIQAQAILDMRLQRLTGLERDKIEAEYEDLIKKINRLKEILADERLLLNVIKDEITIIKENYSDERRTEIRHAEGEIDMRDLISDEEIAITLTHFGYIKRLPSDTYKSQKRGGRGISALTTREEDFVRHLITTTTHSRLLFFTNKGRVFKLNAYEIPEGKRQAKGTAIVNLLQLSADEKIATLIPIDGNDENEYLLLATKKGIVKKTKREEFKNINKSGLIAIGLRDDDELIGVELTDGKQEVLLVTKEGMSIRFDENDIRYMGRTAMGVKGITLSKEDFVVSMNLCSKGTDVLVVSKNGFGKRTNIEEYRSQIRAGKGIKTYNISEKTGTIVGADMVNEDDEIMIINSDGVLIRIKVNEISLFGRVTSGVKLMKTNDEVNVVSIAKINIEEE; from the coding sequence ATGGAAGAAAATAACAAAATACTCCCTATTGAAATAGCGGAAGAAATGAAAAAATCGTATATTGATTATTCGATGAGTGTCATAGCTGGACGTGCTCTTCCTGATGTTAGAGATGGTTTAAAGCCAGTTCATAGAAGGATACTATACTCAATGAGTGAATTAAATTTAACTCCAGATAAACCATACAGAAAGTCAGCTCGTATTGTTGGGGACGTTTTAGGTAAGTACCACCCTCATGGAGATACTGCTGTTTATTATGCAATGGTAAGAATGGCTCAAGACTTTTCAACTAGAGCACTTTTAGTAGATGGTCATGGTAACTTTGGTTCTGTTGATGGAGATTCACCGGCAGCTATGCGTTATACAGAAGCTAAAATGAGTAAATTATCATTAGAGTTATTGAGAGATATTGAAAAGGAAACTGTAGACTTTAAACCAAACTTTGATGAGTCATTAAAAGAGCCTTCAGTATTGCCAGCGAGATATCCTAATTTATTAGTAAATGGTTCAAATGGTATAGCTGTTGGTATGGCAACTTCAATACCTCCACATAATTTAGCTGAAGTAATTGACGCAACTGTATACTTAATAGATAATCCAGAGTGTAGTGTAGATGAGTTAATAAAATTTGTTCAAGGACCAGATTTTCCTACTGCTGCAATTATAATGGGAAAAGAGAGTATAGCAGAAGCGTACAGAACTGGAAGAGGAAAAGTTAAAGTTAGGTCTAGAGCTTTTATAGAAGAACTACCAAAAGGAAAACAGCAAATAATAGTTACAGAAATACCTTATCAAGTAAATAAGGCTAAACTAGTTGAAAGAATAGCTGAGTTAGTTAAAGAAAAGAGAATAGAAGGTATATCAGACTTAAGAGATGAAAGTAATAGAAATGGCATGAGAATCGTTATAGAATTAAAGAGAGATGCTAATGCTAATATAGTATTAAATAATCTGTATAAACATTCTCAAATGGAAGATACTTTTAGTATAATAATGCTTGCACTTGTAGATGGTCAGCCAAGAGTTTTAAATCTTAAGCAAATACTGTATCATTACATTAAACATCAAGAAGATGTTGTTACAAGAAGAACTAAATTTGAATTAAATAAAGCTGAAGCAAGAGCACATATTTTAGAAGGATTAAAGATTGCTTTAGATAATATAGATGCTGTTATAAGCTTGATAAGAGCTTCAAAAACAGGTCAAGAAGCTAAGATAGGTTTAATAGAAAAATTCAAATTAACCGAAATTCAAGCTCAAGCTATATTAGATATGAGACTTCAAAGACTTACAGGTTTAGAAAGAGACAAGATAGAAGCTGAATATGAAGATTTAATCAAGAAGATAAATAGATTAAAAGAAATTTTAGCTGATGAAAGACTACTTTTAAATGTAATAAAAGATGAAATTACAATAATAAAAGAAAATTACTCTGATGAGAGAAGAACAGAAATAAGACATGCTGAAGGCGAAATAGATATGAGAGATCTTATAAGTGATGAAGAAATAGCAATAACTCTTACTCACTTTGGATATATAAAAAGGCTTCCATCTGACACTTATAAGAGTCAAAAAAGAGGTGGAAGAGGTATTTCAGCACTTACAACTAGAGAAGAAGATTTTGTAAGACACTTGATAACTACAACTACTCATAGTAGACTATTGTTCTTTACAAATAAAGGTAGAGTGTTTAAACTAAATGCATACGAGATACCTGAAGGTAAGAGACAAGCTAAAGGTACTGCTATAGTGAACTTACTTCAATTGTCAGCAGATGAGAAAATTGCTACTCTAATACCTATAGATGGTAATGATGAAAATGAATATTTATTACTTGCAACGAAAAAAGGTATTGTTAAAAAGACTAAGAGAGAAGAGTTTAAAAATATAAATAAATCTGGTCTTATTGCTATAGGATTAAGAGATGATGATGAGCTTATTGGAGTAGAACTTACAGACGGAAAACAGGAAGTACTTTTAGTAACTAAAGAAGGTATGTCTATAAGGTTTGATGAAAATGATATAAGATATATGGGTAGAACAGCAATGGGTGTAAAAGGTATAACTTTAAGTAAAGAAGATTTTGTTGTATCTATGAACCTTTGTAGTAAAGGTACAGATGTGTTAGTTGTAAGTAAGAATGGTTTTGGAAAGAGAACAAATATAGAAGAGTATAGAAGTCAAATAAGAGCTGGTAAAGGAATTAAAACTTATAATATCTCTGAAAAGACTGGTACAATTGTAGGTGCAGATATGGTCAATGAAGATGATGAGATAATGATTATAAATTCTGATGGAGTTCTTATTAGGATAAAAGTTAATGAAATATCACTATTTGGAAGAGTTACAAGTGGTGTTAAACTAATGAAGACTAATGATGAAGTCAATGTAGTTTCGATTGCCAAAATAAATATTGAAGAAGAATAG
- a CDS encoding YtxH domain-containing protein, translated as MCNKRSCKKGGFLLLGAILGFLFGMFFAPKKGSELRKETKEKFNDMKENPKEVLHETFNDVKERIINLVDDDNNEEDIKISEEDIVISKSFDDEGDVN; from the coding sequence ATGTGCAATAAGAGAAGTTGTAAAAAAGGTGGATTTTTATTATTAGGAGCTATTTTAGGATTTTTATTTGGTATGTTTTTTGCACCCAAAAAAGGTTCTGAACTAAGAAAAGAAACAAAAGAGAAGTTTAATGATATGAAAGAAAATCCAAAAGAAGTTCTACATGAAACATTTAATGATGTTAAAGAGAGAATAATAAATTTAGTAGACGATGATAATAATGAAGAAGATATAAAGATTTCAGAAGAAGATATAGTAATAAGTAAAAGCTTTGATGATGAGGGAGATGTTAACTAA
- a CDS encoding DUF948 domain-containing protein has product MNAWGWQIGAVLVGSSALIVAIYLAKTLNSINKVVEKAYKIVDYNERHIQDIVENASSISKGIDDIVYVINKILSIGNIFKIIKRK; this is encoded by the coding sequence ATGAATGCATGGGGGTGGCAGATTGGAGCAGTTTTAGTAGGAAGCTCTGCTCTTATAGTAGCAATTTATTTAGCTAAAACTCTAAATAGTATAAATAAGGTTGTTGAAAAGGCGTATAAGATTGTAGATTATAATGAAAGACATATACAAGATATTGTTGAAAATGCATCATCAATATCAAAGGGAATAGATGATATAGTTTATGTAATTAATAAAATATTGAGTATAGGAAATATATTTAAAATTATTAAGAGGAAGTAG
- a CDS encoding STAS domain-containing protein: MSMNIESNLDSQNKFWNVCLDGELDVSTADKLKEHLHSLIEKNMLDVKINLKDLDYIDSTGLGAMIGVLKKLKINEKEIYIVNPKSNVRKIFTITGLDKIFKVEG; this comes from the coding sequence ATGTCTATGAATATAGAGTCAAATTTAGATTCGCAAAATAAGTTTTGGAATGTTTGTCTTGATGGAGAACTTGATGTTTCTACAGCAGATAAATTAAAGGAACACTTGCATAGTTTAATAGAAAAGAACATGTTAGATGTAAAAATTAATCTTAAAGATTTAGATTATATAGATTCAACAGGTTTAGGAGCTATGATAGGTGTATTAAAAAAATTAAAAATAAATGAAAAAGAGATATACATAGTAAATCCTAAGAGTAATGTTAGGAAGATTTTTACTATAACAGGTCTAGATAAAATATTTAAAGTGGAGGGATAA
- a CDS encoding ATP-binding protein, which translates to MEITTNPDYVSIIRLTASGIANKMGFPIDDIEDIKVAVSEACTNAIKHSKDDVFNIVFNILDNAINIEIQDNGKGYDVSSISTPDLENPKESGLGLFIIKTLMDDVDIESEHNQGTKIKMTKYLGVDI; encoded by the coding sequence ATGGAAATTACTACAAATCCGGATTATGTTAGTATAATAAGATTAACAGCATCTGGAATTGCTAATAAGATGGGGTTTCCAATAGATGATATAGAAGATATAAAGGTAGCAGTATCAGAAGCATGCACAAATGCAATAAAGCACAGTAAAGATGATGTGTTTAATATAGTATTTAATATTTTAGATAATGCAATTAATATAGAAATTCAAGATAATGGAAAAGGATATGATGTTAGCTCAATAAGTACACCAGATTTAGAGAATCCAAAAGAAAGTGGTCTTGGATTATTTATAATTAAAACTTTAATGGATGATGTAGATATTGAATCAGAGCATAATCAAGGGACAAAAATAAAAATGACTAAATATTTAGGAGTTGATATTTAA
- a CDS encoding SigB/SigF/SigG family RNA polymerase sigma factor, producing MKNVANATHYLNMDTKELFNLYNKDKNVDIRNILIERHLYLARLLAKKYINKGVDFEDIYQVASLALIYAIDRYDVEKGFEFSSFATPTIVGEIKKYFRDKVWTLRVPRRIQELSKKISDAKIKLEQENKKHPKVKDIADYIGVSEEDVLEAMEASYGYQPMSLDSSSNDDSEDKDITLIDKIGKEEANFGSIEYEDFINKFIETLNELEIKIFKDRFFFDKTQSSIAKELEISQMTVSRLEKKIVEKLKKEYEKNL from the coding sequence ATGAAAAATGTAGCTAATGCTACACATTACCTAAATATGGATACAAAAGAGCTATTTAATTTATATAATAAAGATAAAAATGTAGACATTAGGAATATTCTTATTGAAAGACATCTGTATTTAGCAAGATTGTTAGCTAAGAAGTATATAAATAAAGGTGTTGATTTTGAAGATATATATCAAGTTGCTTCATTGGCATTAATTTATGCTATTGATAGATATGATGTTGAAAAAGGATTTGAATTCTCCAGTTTTGCGACACCAACTATAGTAGGAGAAATAAAAAAATATTTTAGAGATAAAGTATGGACACTTAGAGTACCAAGAAGAATACAGGAACTAAGCAAAAAGATAAGTGATGCAAAGATTAAACTAGAACAAGAAAATAAAAAGCATCCAAAGGTAAAAGATATAGCTGATTATATAGGAGTTAGTGAAGAAGATGTTCTAGAGGCTATGGAAGCTTCTTATGGATATCAACCAATGTCTTTAGACTCATCAAGCAATGATGATTCAGAGGATAAAGATATAACTCTTATTGATAAGATTGGAAAAGAAGAAGCTAACTTTGGGAGTATAGAGTATGAAGATTTTATTAATAAGTTTATTGAAACTTTAAATGAATTAGAAATTAAAATTTTTAAAGATAGATTTTTCTTTGATAAAACACAATCTAGTATAGCTAAAGAACTAGAGATATCACAAATGACTGTTTCTAGACTAGAGAAAAAGATAGTAGAGAAGCTGAAAAAAGAATATGAAAAAAATTTATAA
- a CDS encoding transcription repressor NadR — MNSHERRSKLIDILKESKCPVKGGVLAEILNVSRQVIVQDIALIRARGFEIIATPQGYIIYNQPYFTKQVKCKNHKNSKEIYDELKIIVDLGGIIKDVIVNHPTYGQITAELNIYSKMDIDNFMKKVETNEFKQLSVLTECSHIHTIEALKEETIEAIIKKLEDKGILS, encoded by the coding sequence ATGAACTCTCATGAAAGAAGAAGTAAATTAATAGATATTTTGAAAGAATCTAAGTGTCCTGTAAAAGGTGGAGTGTTAGCTGAGATATTAAATGTAAGTAGACAAGTAATAGTACAAGATATAGCACTTATAAGAGCTAGAGGATTTGAAATAATAGCTACACCTCAAGGATATATAATATATAATCAACCATATTTTACAAAACAAGTAAAATGTAAAAACCATAAAAATTCTAAAGAAATTTATGATGAGTTAAAGATTATTGTAGATTTAGGTGGTATTATAAAAGATGTCATTGTAAATCATCCAACATATGGTCAGATAACTGCAGAACTTAATATTTATTCTAAAATGGATATAGATAATTTTATGAAGAAGGTTGAGACAAATGAATTTAAACAGTTATCAGTTCTGACAGAATGTAGCCATATTCATACAATTGAGGCGCTAAAAGAAGAAACTATAGAGGCTATAATAAAAAAGTTAGAGGACAAAGGAATATTATCATAA
- a CDS encoding mechanosensitive ion channel — translation MNFLSLAKTASTNSNITKRTLENMLNNFSDNIPNIIYAIIVFVIGIYISKIVRKMVSKFLIKYGMSKGVNNFIVYGIYISMLSIISLISLGIIGIQTTSVVAVLGAAGFSIGLAFKEILSNLGSGMIILFFKPFNIGDYIQGSGVEGTVSDIQIFSTVLKTPDNKTIIIPNFQLTSNNIINYTHQNKRRIDFSYNISYDSDIDIVKSILNEIFINEKRILDDPKPIIGLNSIGNNTLQIVARPWVKTDDYWDVYFDVMEKVKNKFDENNIKVPFIPSSLLFNNTSNLNTIDKR, via the coding sequence ATGAATTTTTTATCATTGGCTAAGACTGCCTCAACAAATAGTAATATAACTAAGAGAACTTTAGAAAACATGCTCAATAACTTTAGTGATAATATACCAAATATTATATATGCAATAATTGTATTTGTAATAGGTATCTATATATCTAAAATAGTAAGAAAGATGGTTTCAAAGTTTCTAATCAAATATGGAATGAGTAAAGGTGTAAATAATTTTATTGTATATGGAATATATATATCTATGTTGTCTATTATATCATTGATAAGTTTAGGTATTATAGGGATACAAACTACATCAGTTGTAGCTGTGTTAGGAGCTGCTGGATTTAGTATAGGATTAGCCTTTAAAGAAATATTATCAAATCTAGGTTCAGGTATGATTATTTTATTTTTTAAGCCATTTAATATAGGTGATTATATTCAAGGTTCAGGTGTAGAAGGTACAGTTTCTGATATACAGATATTTAGTACTGTTCTTAAAACTCCAGATAATAAAACTATAATTATACCCAATTTTCAACTGACAAGTAATAATATAATTAATTACACACATCAGAATAAAAGAAGAATAGATTTTTCATATAATATTTCATATGATAGTGATATAGATATAGTTAAGTCTATATTAAATGAAATTTTTATAAATGAAAAAAGAATATTGGACGATCCAAAGCCTATTATAGGTTTAAATTCTATAGGAAATAATACTTTACAAATAGTTGCTAGACCTTGGGTAAAAACTGATGATTACTGGGATGTATACTTTGATGTAATGGAAAAAGTCAAAAATAAGTTTGATGAAAATAATATAAAAGTTCCATTTATTCCATCTTCATTATTATTTAATAATACAAGTAATTTAAATACAATAGATAAAAGATAA